The Pseudomonas fulva 12-X sequence ATCGCTCATTCAGGTTCGCGACCGTGCCGCTACTCAGCTCAAGCAGGCGCTGCAGGCGTTGTTCGATAACGCCGACGACACCCTCTTCGACATGGCGGACCGCGCCACCAGCAACGCCGAGCAAAATTCCTTTTTCGAAGCCATGCGTGACCTGCGCCTCAAGCGCAAGGGTATCGAGCGTGGCTTCTTGCAGCGCGTCTTCGAAGCTTTCGCCGGCCTGAACCAGCACGTGGTGGTCGGTAAGGCGCCGACTCTGGATGCAGTGTCCTTCGACAGCCTGTCCCTGGTGCAGAACGACGAGCTAGAAGAAACCGTCGCCCTGGATTCGATGATCGCCAAGGTGCTGAGCCGCGATCAGGTAGCGCTCACCCACCTGACCACGCGCCTGAACGCCATCGTCAGCAAGAAGCTCGACGACAAATCCAACCCCCTCGGCCCGGTGCTGCTCAGTGAGCTGTTCCTGGAGTCGTGCAGCGGGCTGGGCGTCGAGATCAAGGTCAAGCTGATCATTCTCAAACTGTTCGAGAAGTACGTGCTTAGCGGCCTCGAGCAGCTGTACAGCGATTCCAATGCCGTGCTGGTCGAGGCAGGTGTGCTGCCCGAGCTCAAGGCTGTGCCGGCGCGCCGCTCGCGGCCGGAGCGTAGTGATCCGCTGGAAGGCTTCCAGCGCTCTGGCGATATGGCCGATGACGAAGTGCGTGAGGTATTCGGCGCGCTGCAGGAGTTGCTGTCACAGACCCGCGAGGGCATCGCGCCACGCCGTCAGGCGCCGGCCAATGCCATGCCGATTTCCACCAACGACCTGATGCGTCTGCTTTCCCACCTGCAGCAGCGCGCGCCGATCCAGGCGCCGATGGACGTCGACCTGCGTGCCCAGCTCGAACACCTGCTGACCCGCGCCAGCGCCAAGAGCGGCCGCGTGCGTGTGGTTGGCGAGGTCGATGAAGACGTCATCAACCTGGTGTCGATGCTGTTCGAGTTCATCCTCGACGACCGCAGCCTGCCGGACTCGCTGAAGGCGCTGATCGCCCGCCTGCAGATCCCGATGCTCAAGGTCGCGGTGCTCGACAAGACTTTCTTCAGTCGTGGCAGCCACCCGGCGCGCCGCCTGCTCAACGAGATCGCCACCGCCGCACTTGGCTGGGGCGACCACGACAGCAACCAGCGCGACAGCCTGTATCAGAAGATCGAGCAGGTCGTTCAGCGGCTGCTCAATGATTTCACCGATGATCCGGCGATCTTCTCCGAGCTGCTGGCCGATTTCCTGGCCTTCACCGGCGACGAGCGCCGCCGTAGCGAGTTGCTCGAACAGCGCACCCGCGACGCCGAAGAGGGCAGCGCACGCGCCGAGATGGCCCGCCGTGAAGTGGAGCAGGCGCTGAACGATCGCCTGCTCGGCAAGACCCTGCCCGAAGTGGTGGTGCGCCTGCTGCGTGAAGCCTGGAGCAAGGTCATGATGTTGACCTGCCTCAAGCACGGTACCGATTCGGAGCAGTGGCAGAGCACGCTTGCCACCATGGATGACCTGATCTGGAGTGTGGAGCCCCACGAGAATCCGGAAGCCCGCCTGCGCCTGCTCGAACTGGTGCCCGGCCTGCTCAAGGCGTTGCGTGAAGGCATGGCCAGCGCAGCGTTCGATCCGTTCTCCACAAGCGAATTCTTCAGTCAGCTGGAAGCGCTGCACGTGCAGGCCTTCCAGCGCTTCAAGCGCGCCATCCCCGATGTCGAACGCCCGGCACCGACCGAGTCCGATGAGGTGCAGCGCTCGGCGCTATCCGCCGTGGGTATCGAGCTGCCATTGCTCGACCTGCAGCCGGAAGAAGAAAGCAGCATTTCGGCGATGGTCGAGATCGTCGAGGAAATCGTGCTCGAAGCGCCGGGGCAACCGCGCAGCGAGCCGCAGGACGAGCTCGTGCTGGCCGACGACGATGAGTCGCTGCGCTATGTCGATGCCCTGCGCGTCGGCAGTTGGGTCGAATTTCAGGAAGACGACGAGCACAAGCTGCGCTGCAAGCTGGCAGCCATCATCAAGCCGACCGGCAAGTACATCTTCGTCAACCGCACGGGCATGAAAGTGCTCGAGAAGACCCGCATGGGCCTGGCCGTGGAGTTCCGCCGCAACGCGGTCAGGCTGCTCGACGATGCGCTGCTTTTCGACCGCGCCCTGGAGTCGGTGATTGGCAATCTGCGCCGCCTCAAGGGCGCCTAACAGGCCGTTGAAAAACTACCTACGTTGCCACTGCTGCGTTAAAAACAGCCTCAAAATGCTCATGTACAGCTCGTACACTCCGCTTTTTCGGTTGTTTTTGCCTTGCACTGGCTGCCTCGCCTACGTTTTTCAACGGCCTGCTAATACTCGCGATTCTTCTGCTCGATGCATTTCTCACGGCCCGTCAGGGCCGTGAGTCGTTTTGAGCGCCGCTGAATCCTGCGCCGCGCCGCGCTTGCACCGGAAGCCGATCAGCCCCTAGAGTGTGCGCAAACTCGGGGAGCACCTATGCGCAAGCGACTCGAAGACGGCTGGTATCAGGGGATTCAGCACTGTCCTTCGCCCAATTTCAACGAGCGTCCGCAGGGCGAGATTTCCCTGCTGGTCATCCACAACATCAGCCTGCCGCCGGGCCAGTTCGGCACCGGTCAGGTGCAGGCATTCTTCACCAACTGTCTGCAGGCCGATGCGCACCCGTACTTCGGTGGCATCGCCAGCATGACGGTATCGGCGCATTTTCTGATCGAGCGTGACGGCAGCATGGTGCAGTTCGTGTCCTGCCTGGACCGTGCTTGGCACGCCGGGGTTTCGTCCTTCGAAGGGCGCGAGAACTGCAACGATTTTTCCCTGGGCATCGAACTCGAAGGCACCGATCATTTACCGTTCACGGATGCGCAGTACGCTGCGCTGACGCAACTGACGCGCGCGCTGCAGGAGGCCTACCCGGCCATTACACTAGGCCGCATCTGCGGGCATAGCGATATCGCCCCGGGCCGCAAGACTGACCCGGGCCCGGCATTCGACTGGGCGCGGCTGCACGCGTCACTGATGACTGATAAGGAGGCATCATGAGTTTCCTGG is a genomic window containing:
- a CDS encoding DUF1631 domain-containing protein, with translation MKTDANVVHLNKMVPDTAHPAAARLPASLIQVRDRAATQLKQALQALFDNADDTLFDMADRATSNAEQNSFFEAMRDLRLKRKGIERGFLQRVFEAFAGLNQHVVVGKAPTLDAVSFDSLSLVQNDELEETVALDSMIAKVLSRDQVALTHLTTRLNAIVSKKLDDKSNPLGPVLLSELFLESCSGLGVEIKVKLIILKLFEKYVLSGLEQLYSDSNAVLVEAGVLPELKAVPARRSRPERSDPLEGFQRSGDMADDEVREVFGALQELLSQTREGIAPRRQAPANAMPISTNDLMRLLSHLQQRAPIQAPMDVDLRAQLEHLLTRASAKSGRVRVVGEVDEDVINLVSMLFEFILDDRSLPDSLKALIARLQIPMLKVAVLDKTFFSRGSHPARRLLNEIATAALGWGDHDSNQRDSLYQKIEQVVQRLLNDFTDDPAIFSELLADFLAFTGDERRRSELLEQRTRDAEEGSARAEMARREVEQALNDRLLGKTLPEVVVRLLREAWSKVMMLTCLKHGTDSEQWQSTLATMDDLIWSVEPHENPEARLRLLELVPGLLKALREGMASAAFDPFSTSEFFSQLEALHVQAFQRFKRAIPDVERPAPTESDEVQRSALSAVGIELPLLDLQPEEESSISAMVEIVEEIVLEAPGQPRSEPQDELVLADDDESLRYVDALRVGSWVEFQEDDEHKLRCKLAAIIKPTGKYIFVNRTGMKVLEKTRMGLAVEFRRNAVRLLDDALLFDRALESVIGNLRRLKGA
- the ampD gene encoding 1,6-anhydro-N-acetylmuramyl-L-alanine amidase AmpD — its product is MRKRLEDGWYQGIQHCPSPNFNERPQGEISLLVIHNISLPPGQFGTGQVQAFFTNCLQADAHPYFGGIASMTVSAHFLIERDGSMVQFVSCLDRAWHAGVSSFEGRENCNDFSLGIELEGTDHLPFTDAQYAALTQLTRALQEAYPAITLGRICGHSDIAPGRKTDPGPAFDWARLHASLMTDKEAS